One region of Arthrobacter sp. StoSoilB22 genomic DNA includes:
- a CDS encoding ATP-binding protein, whose translation MKHNDVGEAMEQASALTEVIAIKGIIQDQHPVDFYALGVAGCIDRLAAPLRREGVTVHWHTPHHGIEISSSAAALLYHVAQETFSNTLNYANASELTVRLNAVYHGIQLTITDDGCGFEIHAAPSGRRHGFGLLLMSIAVHDAGGTVDIDSAVGRGTSVRVTLPLD comes from the coding sequence ATGAAACACAACGATGTGGGGGAAGCAATGGAACAGGCATCAGCACTCACCGAGGTGATAGCCATCAAAGGCATCATCCAGGACCAGCACCCCGTGGATTTCTATGCGCTGGGTGTCGCCGGATGCATCGACCGGCTTGCTGCACCGCTTCGGCGCGAGGGCGTCACCGTCCATTGGCACACCCCGCACCACGGCATCGAGATCTCCTCCTCAGCCGCCGCCCTCCTGTATCACGTGGCTCAGGAGACCTTCAGCAACACCCTCAATTACGCCAATGCCAGCGAGCTCACGGTCCGACTCAACGCCGTCTACCACGGCATCCAGCTCACCATCACGGACGACGGCTGCGGTTTCGAAATCCACGCCGCGCCCAGCGGCCGCAGGCACGGATTCGGATTGCTTCTGATGTCCATAGCAGTACACGACGCCGGCGGGACAGTAGACATCGACTCCGCGGTTGGGCGGGGCACCAGTGTGAGGGTCACTCTGCCGCTGGATTGA